The sequence TCAAAAAAGCAGAAAAAAACTACCTAAAAATAGAAACTCCAAAAACTTCTTCCAAAGAAACCTATATTCGCCACTGGATAATAGAATCGCTGGAAAAAGATTTTGCCAAAAAGACTTTAATAAAGATTGATCATAGAAAATCCTATTCAGAACCTTACTATCAAGCAATAAATGACTATTTTTCTTTACTTCCTATCACTCTAATACGCAGAATCAATCAAAAAATAAACAATACACTCCCTGAAAAAAGGAAAAAGCTATGGGAAGATCTTAATTTCCCAAAAAAAGAAGCTGAGGATAAATTCTTGAGATTAATCTTAACCCGCATAGATTATTTTTTGAAAAAGGAAAATTCAACTCCTTTAGAAACTTCTATAAAAAAATTTAGAATACCATCAAAAGACTTCCAGAAATTCAAAGAAAACAAAGAAAAAATAATCAAACAATATAACCTTCTTTTACCTAAAATTGGCAAATTGCCTTCGTGGTTTTATTCTGAATTTAATTTACCCTGCTTTATTTGCCAGCTTTCCGAATTTCCTTTCAAAAGTATTAATCAAGTAAAAGACTTCCTGTTTAAAAAATATCCCTCTCTTGCCGCATTTAGACACAAAATTAGGATAACAAAAGGAGAACCAAGCTTTATTAAATATAATAAGATAGAAGATTCTTTCTTAATAACGATCGATAAATACTCTAACCCTCGCCACCAGATCATGATTTTGATTCACGAAATGAGTCACATAATAAATTACCTAAAAGATTTCCAGAATGATATTAGTTATCTTGAACGAGAGAGATACACTCAAGAAAAAAGAGCAGTAGAAACAGAATTCTCTATTCTAAAAGATATATCGGAAGATCTTTTTAGAGCAAGTCTGGGAAAAGTATTAATTGCGTTTTGGACAACCACCTTTGAGATGGAACTTTACAAAAACCCAAATCAAGATATTGAAAAATTATATGCCAACACCTTCAACCAATGCTTCATAGGAGCAAAGCAAAAAAGAAATCCATTTTTCGTCTTAAACGAAAACATCATTACACAAATATTCTCTAACCTACCTTACACAATAGCCTATTCAAACATTTTGAACCAATGATACAATAAAACAACGACCCCAGGTTGAAATCTAGTCAACTCCCGGAGTTGGTTGGATTAGGTATCTCTGACAAGGTCCGTCCTTGTCAAGAAACATTTCAAACCTCGATTTTGACCCGAGGTTTGAACCTAGCCAACTCCCGGAGTTGGGTTGCTCTTCCCTTACTACTTACTCCTTACTACTTAATACTGTCTTCAATCTCCCCATAATTCATATCCCTTAATTCCTTATTCATAACTCATAATTCCAAACAATCATTGACCCGAAGGTGCTAAAAACATAAAATCAAAGCGATGATTAAAAAGATAAATCAGGCCATTTTTATTTGCTTTTTTACCACATTCCTCCTTCTGCCCCTAATTGTGATCCCTGTTACATCTGAGCTTTTTGAATTCAATAAGATGGTTTTTATCTATCTTATGACCTCCATAATCACCTCTCTATGGCTTGTCAAAATCTTAGTCTCAAAAAAAATAAACTTCCAAAAAACCCCTCTTGATCTGCCAATCTTAATTTTTCTTGCCGCAAACATAATTTCAACCATCTTCTCAATAGACAAGAATCTTTCTATTTTTGGCTATTACTCAAGGTTTAATGGCGGCCTTTTATCTTTATTTTCCTACAGCATTCTTTACTGGGCTTTCGTTAATAACATCTCAAAAGAAAAAGTCTCAAAAATAGTCAAGGCAATAGTTTTATCAAGCGTCTTGGTTTGTCTTTATGCCGTTTTGCAAAAAGCAGGAATTGACAAAAACATCTGGGTTCAGGATGTGCAAAATAGAGTCTTTTCCAGTCTAGGTCAGCCAAACTGGCTTGCGGCTTTTATAGTTTTAATATTTTTCCTCCCCTTCTTCGTTTTTAAAGAAAAAAAGAGCTCAAAATTCATTTTTATTTTTACTCTAGTCTACTTTCTTGTTCTTCTTTTCACCAAATCAAGATCAGGCATTCTTGGATTTGCATTTTCTTGGCTTGTTTTTTGGCTGCCACTACTTAGATTTAAAGAAAAAGAAAATAAAATATACAACCCTAAAAACTTTTTCTACCTAACAGTCATAATCATATTTATCACCTTTTTGGTGGGAACTCCTTGGACTCCTTCTTTTGGCGATATTGTCTTGAAAAATAAAGAAGCGCCAATCACAACCAACACAACATCTCTTGAAACAGGAGGAACCGAATCAGGAGAAATAAGAAAAATAGTTTGGAAAGGAGCCTTGAAAATCTGGCAAAATTACCCCCTTTTTGGCAGCGGCCCTGAAACCTTTGCTCTTTCTTATTTTAAATTTAAACCCCAAGAACACAACCTAACCTCCGAATGGAATTTTATTTACAACAAAGCCCACAACGAATATTTAAATTATCTTGCCAACACCGGAATTTTGGGTTTTTTATCATACTTACTTCTAATATCATCTTCCCTTATTTTTCTTTACAAAAATTCTTTTTCCACTAAGGCCAGAAAAAACAAAGAAAGAATAATTAAACTAGAACACATTTCCCTTCTTGCAGGAAAAATTGGATTTTTAATCACCAATATTTTTGGCTTTTCGGTGGTAGTAACAAACTTTCTTTTCTTCCTTTACCCGGCCATTTCCTTTTGCTTAAACCAAGAAGAAGAGGAAAAAAGAAAAGAAAAAAATGACTATGACTATAACTTTACTCTTATTGTTCCTCTGATTTTACTAATCTTGGCAGCCCATACAATCATAAATTATTGGCGGGCAGATTTCTATTACAACCAAGGTAAAAATCAAAATATCAACAAAAATTATACCGCCGCCAGATATTACTTAACCAAGGCAATAAACCTAAACCCTTATGAGCCAACCCTCCTTGATGAGCTTGCTAAATCTACATTTGGCCTTGCAATCAGCTCATATAACAAGGGCGATGTAAAAACCACTCAACAGCTAATCAATCAGTCTCTAAATGAAATGAATGAAACCATTAAAATGTCACCCAACAATGTTATCTTCAAAAAAGATCTCTCGGCAATTCTAATTCAAATCTCAATCATAGACCCAAATTTCAAAGATAAAACAATAGAATCATTAATTGAAATTACGCAGCTTGCCCCCACCGATCCCAAAGTTTATTACAACCTTGGCCTAATGTATTTTAGATCAGATCAGCTAGATAAAGCTAAAGAAAACTTTGAAAAAAGTATCAGTTTGAAAACCAATTACCGCGAACCACATTTGGCTTTGGCAACCTTATATATCAAAACAAACCAAAAAGATAAAGCAAAAGAAGAGCTAAACTATATCCTCCAAAAAATAGACCCCAATGACCAGACTGCCAAAAGACAGCTTCAAGAACTAGAATAGCCAAAAATCTGGTATAATCAGTGTTATGATTAGAAAAATAGTTCTCTCAACAGACCCTGTTATAAGGCAAAAATCAAAAACTGTCAAAAAATTTGACAAAAAATTAAAAAGTCTGGCAAAAGACTTGATTGACACTTTAAAATCACAAAAAGATCCAGAGGGTGTCGGTCTCGCTGCCTGCCAAATTGGAAAGCCGCTGGCAATCTTTGCTTTTGTTGACAAAGACGAAAAAATAAGAATTATAGTTAATCCCAAAATATTGGCCATAAAAGAAGGTAAAACAAAAAAGAAAAGGCCGCCGCTTGAAGGATGTCTTTCTATTCCTGACTACTACGGTTATGTTAAAAGAGCAAATGAAGTCACCCTTGAATATCAAGACCTAGAAGGCAATAAAAAGACAGAAACTTTCAAAGGATTCCAAGCTCAAATAATTCAGCATGAAGTTGACCATCTAAACGGAATTGTATTTGTTGATCATTTATTAAAACAAAAACAACCTCTTTATGAGTTAACAGAAGAAGGATGGGAAAAGGTAGAAATATAATAAACACTAAAATTGTTTTTTTCGGCACGCCGGATTATGTAATCCCCATTCTTGATGCCTTGCAAAAAAACTTTAGATACAAAGACGGAAGCAATTCAATAGCCGCAGTCGTTACACAATCACCAAAGCCAACAGGCAGAAAAAAAGAAATCACATATTCAGCAGTTGATAAATGGGCTTACAGACAAAAAATACCTATTTTTTATAATCTTGATGATTTTTTAAAAAGCCAGATTAAAAGTGATCTTGGAGTTTTAGCCTCTTTCAGCAAAATAATCCCCGATCAAGTTATAAACTATTTCCCCAAAGGGATTCTAAACATTCACCCCTCACTCTTGCCTGAATTTAGAGGCGCCTCACCAGTTCAGGCTGCAATCACCTTAAATAAAAAGGAAACTGGTGTTTCAATAATTAAACTTGATTCTCTCCTTGACCACGGGCCAATAATCAGCCAGTTTAGAGCAGAAATCAAAGAAGAAGATAACACAGAAACACTAAGAAACCGGTTATTTGAAAGAGCTGCCAATGTTTTAGTTGAGCTTTTGCCGGCTTACTTGGAAGGAAAAATTACTCCCAAAAAACAGGATGACAAAAAGGCTATCTACTGTCGAGAAATTAAAAAAGAAGACGCATTTATACACCCTGAATTCCTAAAAACAAATAAAAAAGGACTATATATGGAAATTCCTTTTATTAAAAATAAAAAAAATCGCCGTAAATGCCAAGAATTTAAACAACTTTGTTCACGCGATGTATCCGTGGCCCTGCGCGTGGACAAAGGTGAAATTAACCGAAGAGTCAGATGAAAAAAGGCTAAAAATAATAAGCTCTCATTTAGAAGGAAATAATTTAGTTTTGGACAAGGTACAACTAGAAGGAAAAAATGCCGTAAGCTGGGAACAATTTAGAGTTGGATACCCTCAAAATTCTCTTAGATCCTAAACTATAGAAATATTCTTGTATTCCCCAATTGATTTATACTTCTTAATTCTCTTAATGCATTTTGTACAAAGGCGCATTTGCTTCTCTTCCCCATTGATAAAAACTGTAACTTTTTGCAGGTTAACCTTAAAAAGACGTGGAGTCTTAGTGGTTCTTTTCTTCCACCTCTTACCCGCCACACCACGCTTGTGAGTATGGGAGCGACCAACTACATTTCCTTTTCCGCAAATTTGACAAATGTATGACATATCTATAATTCTACTAAATTAAAAATGAAAAATCACGCGAATTGTATTATACTAGAAAGACTTAAAAAATAAAATGCTAATAATTTATAAAATCATTGCCTTTTTAATTGCCATCAGCGTACATGAAGCTGCTCACGCCTGGATGGCATATAGGCTTGGTGATCCAACTGCAAAACTTGAGGGTAGATTAAGTCTTAACCCCCTAAAACATATCGATATCTATGGAACTGTAATTGTACCTTTTTTTCTTATTCTTTTTGGTTCCCCCTTTGTTTTTGGCTGGGCAAAACCGGTTAGTTTTGATCCTTTTAACTTAAGAAATCCCCGAAAAGACACTGCTTTAATATCCCTATCTGGCCCAATGGCAAATTTTATAACTGCCTCTATCTTTGCAATTATTTTACAGCTAACAACCCCATTTTCTGCCCTAGCTTCTCTTACCCCACTTTTCTATCTAATCATTCTTATAAACCTAGTGCTTGGTGTCTTTAATTTAATACCCATTCACCCGCTTGATGGAGGAAAAATATTGGTTGGCATTCTTCCTCAAAAAGAAGCAGAAGAAACCGATCGCTTTTTAAACCAATATGGCCTAATACTAATTTTTATACTTATTTTCTTCTCCTACCGCGGAGTTTCACCACTAAATGCTCTTCTTAACCCCATTATTAACTTTCTCCTTAATATTCTTATACCCCAAGGTAATCTAATCTAAAATCTAAATTGGCCCTTTTCAAAGACTTGATTTAGCTGTTATAATAATTATGACCCTGCTTTAGAGGGAAGTTCCGGGGAAGCTTTTTCCTCACCAGCTTTCTTTAAGGGAGGG comes from Patescibacteria group bacterium and encodes:
- the def gene encoding peptide deformylase; its protein translation is MIRKIVLSTDPVIRQKSKTVKKFDKKLKSLAKDLIDTLKSQKDPEGVGLAACQIGKPLAIFAFVDKDEKIRIIVNPKILAIKEGKTKKKRPPLEGCLSIPDYYGYVKRANEVTLEYQDLEGNKKTETFKGFQAQIIQHEVDHLNGIVFVDHLLKQKQPLYELTEEGWEKVEI
- a CDS encoding site-2 protease family protein; the protein is MLIIYKIIAFLIAISVHEAAHAWMAYRLGDPTAKLEGRLSLNPLKHIDIYGTVIVPFFLILFGSPFVFGWAKPVSFDPFNLRNPRKDTALISLSGPMANFITASIFAIILQLTTPFSALASLTPLFYLIILINLVLGVFNLIPIHPLDGGKILVGILPQKEAEETDRFLNQYGLILIFILIFFSYRGVSPLNALLNPIINFLLNILIPQGNLI